TGCCTCCAGGTTGCCCATATCCAGCAGATGCAGCATTGTGGCATGCACATCGAAGGGCGTGGCCAATCGTCGCGAGTTTGTTCTCAGATTGGCTATGGCCTCCGGGTAGCGTTCGTTCATCCACGGCGGATAGAGCATGGTCATCAGCGGCTGTCGTTCCTCCATCATGCCCTGGTAGGTGCGCCGAAAGGAGCCCCAGCGCAGGCCGTGATCGGACAGAAGCATCACCACCGTACGATTGAGCACTCCCGCGTACTGGAGCTGTCGGAGACGCGTGACCATGGCCTCATCCAAGAGTGCCGGAAAGTTGAAGTAGTCATGGGTGAGGGTCACAGTCCACAAGAACGAGAAGAACAGGTCCTTGCCCATCTTTGGCACCATTTTCGTCAGATATTCCAAGAGCACATCCGGCGTTCGTCTGCCGCCCATGCAGAGCTTCACATTGACGTCCTTTTTGTAGGCCAGCGTACGTTCCATTTCCAACAGGATGGGCCGCAGATAGTAGTCCGTCGGCTGCTTATGGAACCCATTCTGATTAAAGTTGAACGCCGATATCCGTCCGACATCCTCGGCAAAAAGGGTCTTGTAGCCAGCCTGCTGGTAACGCTTCCAAATGAAAGAGCACCCGTCGTAGGTCTGCTTGGCCTTGGGTGCACAGGCGATGTTCAGCTCCTGATCGTCCAGACCGCTCAGCATTGGCACTATGTTGGGGAAAGTGTTGTCCCCCACCTTGTTGTAGCCCCAGAGTTCGACGTGGGACAGATTCTTCTTGATGTAAGCGGCCGTCTTTCGCATTTGTCGAAGGAAGTTCAAGTGCGAGAGACTGTCAATGCCCAGGATCATCACAGACAGTCGCTCCGAGGCGGCCTCCTTGCTCTGATTAAAGCTAACCCTCTCCACACCCGGCCTGGTCGTGATCTTCTGCACTGGCTTGTCCACCGCAAAGAAGTGGCAGTCCTTGTAGATGCAACGGTCTGTGGAGTCGTAGCACCAGAGGCAGAAAAACTCCATTTCCGGCGGCAGATGCATGACCTTCTCCAGCTTAAAGCTGACGCCCGACGAATAGGTGTTGTTCCAGTCATTTTTCCGCTTCACCTCCGTATAGTTGCAGCTCACGGCGGACAGATCGCTGATGTTATAATGTGATAGAAGCTCGTTGGTGTTCAGATTCAGATGCATTTCGCCAGGCACACTGTCACTGGTACGCGTCAGCGGTTTGTTGCACTTGTAGGCACTCGGCTTGAAAATGAATTGGGCTATGTTGTCATCGACCA
The sequence above is a segment of the Drosophila miranda strain MSH22 chromosome 4, D.miranda_PacBio2.1, whole genome shotgun sequence genome. Coding sequences within it:
- the LOC108164062 gene encoding uncharacterized protein LOC108164062 isoform X2, with the translated sequence MTKRDLQHYYRYYNMNKNRGQFKKIVIVIFCLCVFSYLCVDYNLRTKLLRFRDGFDFVARIEDSYGGKLSRAYFVETTGCRMPHFEVVDDNIAQFIFKPSAYKCNKPLTRTSDSVPGEMHLNLNTNELLSHYNISDLSAVSCNYTEVKRKNDWNNTYSSGVSFKLEKVMHLPPEMEFFCLWCYDSTDRCIYKDCHFFAVDKPVQKITTRPGVERVSFNQSKEAASERLSVMILGIDSLSHLNFLRQMRKTAAYIKKNLSHVELWGYNKVGDNTFPNIVPMLSGLDDQELNIACAPKAKQTYDGCSFIWKRYQQAGYKTLFAEDVGRISAFNFNQNGFHKQPTDYYLRPILLEMERTLAYKKDVNVKLCMGGRRTPDVLLEYLTKMVPKMGKDLFFSFLWTVTLTHDYFNFPALLDEAMVTRLRQLQYAGVLNRTVVMLLSDHGLRWGSFRRTYQGMMEERQPLMTMLYPPWMNERYPEAIANLRTNSRRLATPFDVHATMLHLLDMGNLEAEQVLKKAEEFNDVDGILPRGISLFLPIPAERTCEQAGIASHWCTCHQRQEIQTNDGRVQRAARYVVRFINNRLKENAQCRTLYLNSILQAFIAAPHHKIVKNISTDYAVDITLRMQTKPGLAVFESTVRMSGYTSVLTGTISRINLYGSQSYCMNDPALKMFCYCHR
- the LOC108164062 gene encoding uncharacterized protein LOC108164062 isoform X1, which gives rise to MRTYYSAKDMRKYGDLSYESKYLLDPKFMTKRDLQHYYRYYNMNKNRGQFKKIVIVIFCLCVFSYLCVDYNLRTKLLRFRDGFDFVARIEDSYGGKLSRAYFVETTGCRMPHFEVVDDNIAQFIFKPSAYKCNKPLTRTSDSVPGEMHLNLNTNELLSHYNISDLSAVSCNYTEVKRKNDWNNTYSSGVSFKLEKVMHLPPEMEFFCLWCYDSTDRCIYKDCHFFAVDKPVQKITTRPGVERVSFNQSKEAASERLSVMILGIDSLSHLNFLRQMRKTAAYIKKNLSHVELWGYNKVGDNTFPNIVPMLSGLDDQELNIACAPKAKQTYDGCSFIWKRYQQAGYKTLFAEDVGRISAFNFNQNGFHKQPTDYYLRPILLEMERTLAYKKDVNVKLCMGGRRTPDVLLEYLTKMVPKMGKDLFFSFLWTVTLTHDYFNFPALLDEAMVTRLRQLQYAGVLNRTVVMLLSDHGLRWGSFRRTYQGMMEERQPLMTMLYPPWMNERYPEAIANLRTNSRRLATPFDVHATMLHLLDMGNLEAEQVLKKAEEFNDVDGILPRGISLFLPIPAERTCEQAGIASHWCTCHQRQEIQTNDGRVQRAARYVVRFINNRLKENAQCRTLYLNSILQAFIAAPHHKIVKNISTDYAVDITLRMQTKPGLAVFESTVRMSGYTSVLTGTISRINLYGSQSYCMNDPALKMFCYCHR